GAGATGAAGAAAAAGCCGCTGAATCCTTGCGGAGTAGTTCGCGGTGTCATAACCAAGGTGCCTTTCTCGCTCTTGTTGGGTGCAGAGGCCGCAATTCTATCCGCTGCCTGTTGGGCCCATCGACGCCGGGATTTTGCGAGTCCCCACAAAAAAAAGCCCGGCGCTCGGCCGGGCTCGAAGGTGACAGCGAATCGTCTGTGCTGGCGGCGAATTCAGCGGATCAGTGGAACTGCTCTTCCTCGGTCGAGCCGGTCAGCGCCGTGACGCTGGACTTGCCGCCCTGGATGACCGTAGTCACTTCGTCGAAGTAGCCGGTGCCCACTTCCTGCTGGTGCGACACGAAGGTGTAGCCGCGATCGCGCGCTGCGAACTCGGGCTCCTGCACCTTGTCGACGTAAGCCGACATGCCGCGCGCCACGTAGTCTTGCGCCAGGTCGAACATGTTGAACCACATCGAGTGAATGCCGGCCAGCGTGATGAACTGGTACTTGTAGCCCATGGCGCCGAGTTCCTTCTGGAACTTGGCAATGGTGGCGTCGTCGAGGTTCTTCTTCCAGTTGAACGACGGCGAGCAGTTGTAGGCCAACATCTTGCCCGGGTGCACCTTGTGCACGGCTTCGGCGAACTTGCGGGCGAACTCGAGGTCCGGCGTGCCGGTTTCGCACCACACCAGGTCGGCGTAGTACGCGTAGGCCACGGCGCGGCTGATGGCCTGGTCCATGCCCTTCTTCGTCTTGTAGAAGCCTTCGGCGGTGCGCTCGCCGGTGAGGAAAGGCTTGTCGTTCTCGTCGTAGTCGCTGGTGATGAGGTCGGCGGCTTCGGCGTCGGTGCGGGCAATCACGAGCGTCGGCGTGCCGCAGACGTCGGCGGCCATGCGCGCGGCGACGAGCTTCTGCACGGCCTCGGTGGTGGGCACGAGCACCTTGCCGCCCATGTGGCCGCACTTCTTGACCGAGGCGAGCTGGTCTTCGAAGTGCACGCCGCCGGCGCCGGCCTTGATCATGG
This genomic window from Variovorax paradoxus contains:
- the aceA gene encoding isocitrate lyase, which codes for MPQTLTEQLSREQQIAALEKEWATNPRWKGIKRGYSAADVVRLRGSFPIEHTLARRGAEKLWELVNNEPYVNCLGALTGGQAMQQVKAGVKAIYLSGWQVAADANTYSAMYPDQSLYPVDSVPTVVERINNTFRRADEIQWSKNVNPGDKGYVDYFAPIVADAEAGFGGVLNGFELMKAMIKAGAGGVHFEDQLASVKKCGHMGGKVLVPTTEAVQKLVAARMAADVCGTPTLVIARTDAEAADLITSDYDENDKPFLTGERTAEGFYKTKKGMDQAISRAVAYAYYADLVWCETGTPDLEFARKFAEAVHKVHPGKMLAYNCSPSFNWKKNLDDATIAKFQKELGAMGYKYQFITLAGIHSMWFNMFDLAQDYVARGMSAYVDKVQEPEFAARDRGYTFVSHQQEVGTGYFDEVTTVIQGGKSSVTALTGSTEEEQFH